The Branchiostoma floridae strain S238N-H82 chromosome 12, Bfl_VNyyK, whole genome shotgun sequence genome segment TGTTTCCCAGTGAATATCGTGACCTGTGAGCATGAGACCATGGTCCTGAACTGCGGAGGTGGGGAGGAGATCGTGGTGGTCGCCGCCAACTACGGCCGGACCTCCTCCTGCCTCTGCGGGGGAAGTATCAAGACCCTGAGCTGTTACGCCGGCAACAGTCTCCGGATCGTCCGGCAAGACTGTAACGGGAAGAGAGCCTGCAGGGTCACCGCAAGTAATGACGTCTTTGGAGACCCCTGCAAGGGGACCCGCAAGTACCTGGAAGTCAGCTACTACTGCAGGCGTCCACTCTAGGGTGAGGTGAGAGGACgcattttgtacaattatgtGTAATCAACACCTCTTTTCGGTGTTAGACTATGGAGAGAACGCTAGCCTGGAGTTTAGCCTTGTTCGCTATAGTCCACTCCCGAAGGTCGCTTCCCGGTAGAGAAATCAATCACAACACGGAGCCCTGTAAAGTTAGGACCAgttaaagtaaaaagaaaacaagactggcaataaaaatgtattattgccatgacgacgattgagggtacaacaatacagctcaaatcagaaatagactggaacttccctgtcacactatccctggcacaatatactagcccacctgcatgtaacataaacctacagccagcctGTTCTATACcaggtacagcacaatggtgaaatcttccaccattgcataccagagatacatctggaacagattcgggggggggggggggggggagacttGCATACCCAGCGTACTGTGTTCCCTAAGGTTCATAGGAATTGTAAAGGAATGGACATGtcccaaattccatttcatatTCATGGAGAGGCTAgcattccatacatgcctgtAAACATGCCAagctaacattccatacatgcccgTGGAAACATGCCTCTACAATTCCAAGAATCTATAGCATTCCCTATCTCTTGACCTGACTTGACCCAACCATCCCCCTGATCCCACATGCAACAGATTTCCAGTACTGCCTTTAAGTGtcaatgtgtctgtgtttgtgtgattgtattttatacacatgattttgtatgtttgtgtgacactgtgtgtaccAGTGTGTGATCTTGATATATCGTTAGtatatgacatgaaaattaCCACAATGTTAGCAGACGCAAATGACACTCACTGAACCAGCTTCGAAAGAAGCAAGATACGGGGATCTATTGTGTTGACTTAGTGGCTGAATTTTACTTGCCTTACAGAAACGGCCATTTTACTAGTACCAGAACTGTAAGAAAACACCCGTTGTCCCAGATCTGTCAAAGCAAGCTAGTTATCATGAACCAAGCTAGTTAGCGAACATCTGGAAATCTGACAAGATACTTAGCAGTGTGAGGTCACATGTACAGCAAGGTGGTTTACAGGGAGAGAGAGCTGTAGTTTATATAGTGAAGAAGAGAATTCTTTATACTTGCATCAGACCTTCAAGGCAGGGGGTGTTTTTGTGGGGCAGCTAGAGGATGCTTTGCTGTGTCTGTGACAGAGGTAAAAGCCAGAGGGAGTTTCGTGCATCGACTCTTAATATTGCTGTTGGTGGTTAAGCTACTCACTAACAAATGTGATTCGGACCAAGAAAATTACCAACCATGCTCTCTCTAGGCTAGGACATGtcccaaattccatttcatatTCATCGAGAGGCTAgcattccatacatgcctgtAAACATGCCAagctaacattccatacatgcccgTCGAAACATGCCTCTACAATTCCAAGAATCTATGGCATTCCCTACCTCTTGACCTGACTTGACCCAACCATCCCCCTGATCCCACATGCAACGGATTTCCAGTACTGCCTTTAAGTGtcaatgtgtctgtgtttgtgtgattgtattttatacacatgattttgtatgtttgtgtgacactgtgtgtaccAGTGTGTGATCTTGATATATCGTTAGCATATGACAAGAAAATTACCaatgtgtgaccttgatataacCTTAGTATATGCCATtaaaattaccagtgtgtgaccctgatatacctttagtatatgccatgaaaattactaGTGTGTGGccttgatatacctttagtacatgacatgaaaattacattt includes the following:
- the LOC118427486 gene encoding L-rhamnose-binding lectin ELEL-1-like, giving the protein MIQCSREDTVTRLPVHSFLKTQDSKDLNMKTFVVLAFVLAAFFAPSEQLNIVTCEHETMVLNCGGGEEIVVVAANYGRTSSCLCGGSIKTLSCYAGNSLRIVRQDCNGKRACRVTASNDVFGDPCKGTRKYLEVSYYCRRPL